A genomic region of Microbacterium schleiferi contains the following coding sequences:
- a CDS encoding DEAD/DEAH box helicase, whose translation MPATATAAQRRKKSSSARRDDEAPIIPILARKVREVEAKAQRGKLGPTNRVKFQVIAFLVREERARVKADSSVTDAVRAELLKRLDGVATILAKTAARDTSLIQLLEVDQATSPVARRMRRDWLLESGAELAPDELIITDTPVPAQQVVPAALAERQVIPASIEARQMAHPFLEPDLTVRAPRDTPRRRLDGWELMGPLYKAFETGAGGSAASMDLPPVPEFDRLSPRGLEIMPHQSRFLESVREGHRTFLLADEPGLGKTAQSALAASVAGAYPLLAVVPNVVKMNWAREVERWTPQRRATVISGDGEDLDAFADVFIVNYEILDRHLSWLGSIGLKGMVVDEAHFIKNLTSQRSQNVLALASRIKEQVHNPLLLALTGTPLINDVEDFDAIWRFLGWTTGDKPGAKLMAKLDETGLTPADKAFYPEARSAVISMGIVRRKKKDVAADLPDKLIADLPVELDDEYGRSIRQAERELGARLAAKYRRIIDARGDRGLAPGEIDGDIVRLVAEGELEESKAAGSGSENVFTMVRRIGQAKATVAADYAAQLQRSVGKVVFFAKHIDVMDAAERHFAQAGLRTVSIRGEQTTAARQQAIDAFNEDADVAIAVCSLTAAGVGLNLQAASNVVLAELSWTAAEQTQAIDRVHRIGQDEPVTAWRIIAAHTIDTKIAELIDTKQGLALRALDGEAVDPGSSDSVQLAALMHLLRQALGDVD comes from the coding sequence ATGCCGGCTACGGCAACCGCCGCTCAGCGGCGCAAGAAGTCCTCGTCCGCGCGCCGCGACGACGAGGCCCCCATCATCCCGATCCTCGCGCGCAAGGTGCGCGAGGTCGAAGCCAAGGCTCAGCGTGGCAAGCTCGGGCCCACCAATCGCGTGAAGTTCCAGGTGATCGCGTTTCTCGTGCGCGAGGAACGCGCCCGCGTCAAGGCTGATTCTTCGGTTACGGATGCCGTTCGCGCCGAGCTGCTCAAGCGGCTCGATGGTGTGGCGACGATCCTTGCCAAGACGGCTGCGCGGGATACGTCCCTGATCCAGCTGCTCGAGGTCGACCAGGCAACGTCCCCGGTGGCTCGCCGCATGCGCCGCGACTGGTTGCTGGAATCGGGCGCCGAGCTCGCGCCGGACGAACTGATCATCACCGATACGCCGGTTCCCGCGCAGCAGGTCGTGCCTGCCGCGCTCGCCGAGCGTCAGGTCATTCCCGCCTCGATCGAGGCTCGACAGATGGCGCATCCGTTCCTCGAGCCCGATCTCACCGTCCGTGCACCGCGGGATACTCCGCGGCGTCGCCTGGACGGGTGGGAACTCATGGGTCCCCTCTACAAGGCCTTCGAGACCGGAGCCGGCGGTTCCGCAGCCTCGATGGACCTTCCTCCGGTCCCCGAATTCGACCGTCTCTCGCCGCGCGGACTCGAGATCATGCCGCACCAGTCGCGTTTTCTCGAGTCGGTGCGCGAGGGACATCGCACGTTCCTCTTGGCTGACGAGCCGGGACTGGGCAAGACGGCGCAGTCGGCGCTCGCGGCATCCGTCGCCGGCGCCTATCCGCTGCTGGCTGTCGTCCCCAACGTCGTCAAGATGAACTGGGCTCGTGAGGTGGAGCGATGGACGCCGCAGCGGCGCGCGACCGTCATCTCGGGCGACGGTGAAGATCTGGATGCCTTCGCCGACGTCTTCATCGTCAACTACGAGATCCTCGACCGGCATCTGTCGTGGCTCGGATCGATCGGGCTGAAGGGCATGGTCGTTGATGAGGCCCACTTCATCAAGAACCTCACGTCGCAGCGCTCCCAGAACGTCCTCGCGCTCGCGAGCCGCATCAAGGAGCAGGTCCACAACCCGCTCCTGCTGGCGCTGACCGGTACGCCTCTGATCAACGATGTCGAGGACTTCGATGCGATCTGGCGTTTCCTCGGCTGGACCACCGGCGACAAGCCCGGCGCGAAGCTGATGGCCAAGCTCGATGAGACCGGGCTCACCCCGGCCGACAAGGCGTTCTATCCCGAAGCGCGATCCGCCGTCATCTCGATGGGGATCGTGCGACGCAAGAAGAAGGATGTCGCGGCCGACCTGCCCGACAAGCTCATCGCTGACCTGCCGGTCGAGCTCGACGACGAATACGGGCGGTCGATCCGGCAGGCCGAGCGCGAACTCGGCGCGCGCCTGGCCGCGAAGTACCGGCGCATCATCGATGCGCGCGGCGATCGTGGCCTCGCCCCCGGCGAGATCGACGGAGACATCGTCCGGCTCGTGGCCGAGGGTGAGCTCGAAGAGTCGAAGGCTGCCGGTTCCGGCAGTGAGAACGTCTTCACGATGGTTCGGCGTATCGGTCAGGCCAAGGCCACCGTCGCCGCCGACTATGCTGCCCAGCTGCAGCGGTCGGTCGGCAAGGTCGTCTTCTTCGCCAAGCACATCGATGTCATGGATGCCGCCGAACGCCACTTCGCGCAGGCGGGCCTTCGGACCGTGTCGATCCGCGGCGAGCAGACCACGGCGGCGCGTCAGCAGGCGATCGATGCGTTCAACGAGGATGCCGATGTCGCGATCGCGGTGTGTTCGCTCACCGCCGCCGGTGTCGGTCTGAACCTGCAGGCTGCCTCGAACGTCGTCCTCGCCGAACTCAGCTGGACGGCCGCGGAGCAGACGCAGGCGATCGACCGCGTGCACCGGATCGGGCAGGACGAGCCGGTCACGGCGTGGCGGATCATCGCCGCGCACACGATCGACACGAAGATCGCCGAGCTGATCGATACCAAGCAGGGGCTCGCACTGCGCGCCCTTGACGGTGAGGCAGTCGATCCGGGCTCGAGCGACTCCGTGCAGCTCGCGGCGCTCATGCACCTGCTCCGGCAGGCGCTGGGCGACGTCGACTGA